From a region of the Helicobacter hepaticus ATCC 51449 genome:
- a CDS encoding response regulator, with amino-acid sequence MNLDALSKLTILYAEDDTDTANLTNMVLGDYVGRLLIAKNGQEALNLFKLHKIDLVLTDILMPKMNGIELINAIRNSYTHPDVPVVITTAHTETKYLLDAIRLRVDGYILKPINVEELLHALNKAILPFLQADELASKNLLINAISTFVGGKKIAIIQFLLANCDEDNIFYGSYEDIIAHLHVSKPTIVKTFKQLIDTGILIKIKNKVYKIHPDLDQNIKNSII; translated from the coding sequence ATGAATCTTGATGCACTAAGCAAACTCACTATTTTGTATGCCGAGGATGATACCGACACAGCCAATCTTACGAATATGGTGCTTGGAGATTATGTAGGACGCCTACTTATTGCCAAAAATGGACAAGAAGCGCTCAATCTCTTCAAACTCCATAAGATTGATTTAGTTTTAACAGATATACTTATGCCAAAAATGAATGGTATTGAGCTCATTAACGCTATTCGTAACTCATACACGCACCCAGATGTGCCCGTAGTGATTACTACTGCACATACAGAGACAAAATACCTTCTTGATGCTATTCGCTTACGCGTAGATGGCTACATTTTAAAACCTATTAATGTTGAAGAGCTACTCCACGCACTCAATAAGGCAATCTTACCTTTCTTACAGGCTGATGAGCTTGCCTCAAAAAATCTTCTTATTAACGCCATTTCTACCTTTGTAGGTGGCAAAAAAATTGCCATCATTCAATTTCTCTTAGCAAACTGCGATGAGGACAATATATTTTATGGCTCTTATGAAGATATTATTGCGCATTTACACGTGAGTAAGCCAACGATTGTAAAAACTTTTAAACAACTTATCGATACAGGAATTCTTATTAAAATTAAGAATAAAGTTTATAAAATTCACCCTGATTTAGACCAAAATATTAAAAATAGTATTATCTAA
- a CDS encoding PD-(D/E)XK nuclease family protein gives MGRESTLYVYSSHRSLMQNSNEGEIFAPSMMMGDFFTQLIIIDGYRALPRGMRLPLVMSVLKECAKELERAKFIFEKSFLGFLETSNFLFDFFDEIAQSQIHIKDIPSRDIYDDYADHLYVLEWLENRYKERLFELKCYDGYILPAQAQPRFNEAFVRHFECIEIFVEGIISPIHQEMLLNAAKIIPIKVHFWVDEFNISLPFLPSHILKQCKPFFRYSAELDTGKIIQSTPLPPLGKIDAYGFALGISQVALVFAKIDEWIKNGVQEQDIVVIVPNENFAKYLFLLDRAHNLNFAMGEDISRTKVYKYLQDYIHSQLKNITHIPQTYAQVCKDIIAMLAGFEDRQSKRVREYVSEILFMWENVGLKETTHMEIIELLLEELKHYSIDDIMGGKIRVMGVLESRGFAFKKAVIVDFNEGVIPSKQESDLFLNSALRQKLKMPTMRDKERLQKHYYYGIFSTADEIAVAYVSNEDNHPSFMLEELMQKSAVKHKNGDNFFTLLPQGRKLEYCEDEISGRLPRTLTPSKLKVFLECPRRYYYLYEECMNDLSLFQESASMGNIVHQCLESVYKPYVGKKVILDEKALYKSAQLWLEHSLVSHSALQSAHIEWLKCELKHFFALENGREVEILQLEGENMEVSYGDFIFYGRPDRIQKVGESIEVIDYKYRQSFKVQSLQKSTDFALILYMQAFKAHYPQYAHLAISAWYWDIKGGEKKEENNEKSNILFEKIACLKDNVVFAKSEQRSNCRYCEFIDLCDRS, from the coding sequence ATGGGCAGAGAATCTACCCTTTATGTATATAGCTCTCATCGTTCTTTGATGCAAAATAGCAACGAAGGAGAAATTTTTGCTCCGAGTATGATGATGGGAGATTTTTTTACGCAGCTTATTATTATTGATGGATATAGAGCATTACCACGAGGTATGCGACTACCTCTTGTTATGAGTGTATTAAAAGAGTGTGCCAAAGAGCTTGAGAGGGCAAAATTTATTTTTGAAAAGAGTTTTTTGGGATTTTTGGAAACTTCTAACTTTTTGTTTGATTTTTTTGATGAAATCGCTCAATCGCAAATACATATTAAAGATATTCCATCACGTGATATTTATGATGATTATGCAGATCATTTATATGTGTTAGAATGGTTGGAAAATCGCTACAAAGAGCGACTTTTTGAGCTTAAATGCTATGATGGATATATTCTTCCAGCACAAGCCCAACCACGTTTTAATGAAGCATTTGTGCGGCATTTTGAATGTATTGAAATTTTTGTAGAGGGGATTATTAGTCCTATTCATCAGGAAATGCTTTTAAATGCGGCAAAAATAATTCCTATAAAAGTGCATTTTTGGGTTGATGAATTTAATATTTCTTTGCCTTTTTTGCCCTCACATATTTTAAAACAATGCAAGCCATTTTTTAGATACAGCGCAGAATTAGACACAGGGAAGATTATACAATCTACCCCTCTACCACCTTTAGGAAAAATTGATGCTTATGGTTTTGCTTTGGGCATATCGCAAGTGGCATTAGTATTTGCCAAGATTGATGAATGGATAAAAAATGGTGTGCAAGAACAGGATATTGTGGTTATCGTGCCAAATGAAAACTTTGCTAAATATCTTTTTTTGCTTGATAGAGCGCATAACTTAAATTTTGCAATGGGTGAGGATATATCGCGCACTAAAGTTTATAAATATCTTCAAGATTATATTCACTCTCAATTAAAAAATATAACTCATATTCCACAAACTTATGCTCAAGTGTGTAAAGATATAATAGCTATGCTTGCTGGCTTTGAGGATAGGCAAAGCAAAAGAGTGCGTGAGTATGTGAGTGAGATTCTCTTTATGTGGGAGAATGTAGGTTTAAAAGAAACTACGCATATGGAGATTATTGAGCTATTGCTTGAGGAGCTTAAACATTATAGTATTGATGATATAATGGGTGGAAAAATACGTGTAATGGGTGTTTTGGAATCAAGGGGTTTTGCTTTTAAAAAGGCTGTGATTGTTGATTTTAACGAAGGTGTAATACCTAGCAAACAAGAGAGTGATTTATTTTTAAATTCTGCGTTACGTCAAAAGCTTAAAATGCCGACTATGAGGGATAAAGAACGTCTCCAAAAGCATTATTATTATGGCATTTTTAGCACTGCCGATGAAATAGCAGTAGCATATGTATCAAATGAAGATAATCACCCAAGCTTTATGCTTGAAGAATTGATGCAAAAGAGTGCAGTGAAGCATAAGAATGGAGATAATTTCTTTACTTTGCTTCCACAAGGGAGAAAATTAGAGTATTGTGAAGATGAAATAAGTGGGCGTCTGCCTCGCACCCTTACGCCTAGTAAATTAAAAGTATTTTTGGAATGTCCAAGAAGGTATTATTATCTTTATGAAGAATGTATGAATGATCTTTCTCTTTTCCAAGAAAGCGCATCTATGGGAAATATTGTTCATCAATGCTTAGAATCTGTCTATAAGCCATATGTAGGGAAAAAGGTAATCTTAGATGAAAAGGCACTTTATAAGAGTGCGCAATTATGGTTAGAGCATTCTTTAGTCTCGCATAGTGCATTACAAAGCGCGCATATTGAGTGGCTTAAATGTGAGTTGAAACATTTTTTTGCCCTTGAGAATGGACGTGAGGTAGAGATTTTGCAGCTTGAGGGAGAAAATATGGAAGTTTCATATGGTGATTTTATCTTTTATGGGCGACCTGATAGGATCCAAAAAGTTGGCGAGAGTATAGAAGTCATAGATTATAAATATCGTCAGTCTTTTAAAGTGCAAAGCCTACAAAAGAGCACAGATTTTGCACTTATTTTATATATGCAGGCGTTTAAGGCTCACTATCCCCAGTATGCCCATTTAGCAATCAGTGCGTGGTATTGGGATATTAAAGGAGGTGAGAAAAAAGAGGAGAATAATGAAAAAAGCAATATTCTTTTTGAAAAGATTGCTTGCCTTAAAGATAATGTTGTATTTGCTAAGAGTGAGCAGCGCTCAAATTGCCGATATTGTGAGTTTATAGACTTGTGTGATAGAAGTTAG
- the tkt gene encoding transketolase, whose protein sequence is MQKTSPHITDEDIPLLQKMSHTLGFLCADMVQKANSGHPGAPMGLSDIASVLHFHINLAPTQPQWLNRDRIIFSGGHASALVYSLLHLWGFEVSMADLHSFRQLDSKTPGHPEYRHTQGIEITTGPLGQGIANAVGMAMASKYAQNLFGREIISHNIYCLCGDGDLQEGISYEAASLAGHHALSNLILIYDSNHITIEGDTQLAMSEDIAKRFEAQGWEVLSCDGHDYIQIHNVLTNAKTSSKPILIIAHTIIAKNALSLEGSHKAHGAPLGEEIIATAKQKLSFPAESFYIPDDVALAFGTMKERGELNFAQWYKNYENLPQIAKERLDKMREPDVSHIVYPQFALGESMATRVSNGKILNSISQALEGFIGGSADLAPSNNTQLQDEGDFPQGKNWHFGIREHAMGAICNGVANYGLFLPFCATFFVFSDYMSPSVRVASLMKAKVYYIWTHDSIGVGEDGATHQPIEQLSHFRAMPNLLVFRPADANENIACWQVGLDSKLPCAFVLSRQNLPVIMESTPQLKKQVQKGGYVLRSCDNAVITLMASGSEVSLALKACETLEDLGIKTQVVSVPCLDLLLEQPKGYIKELCGKSAVLAIEASRGLEWYAVADEVIGMQSFGASGKGEALFNRFNFNIDYIIAAAQKLIQN, encoded by the coding sequence ATGCAAAAAACCTCACCACATATTACAGATGAAGATATACCTTTATTACAAAAAATGTCGCACACATTAGGGTTTTTGTGTGCAGATATGGTGCAAAAAGCAAATAGCGGACATCCCGGCGCACCTATGGGACTTTCAGATATTGCAAGTGTGTTACATTTTCATATTAATCTTGCTCCAACACAACCTCAATGGTTAAATCGAGATAGAATTATTTTTAGTGGAGGACACGCAAGCGCACTCGTATATTCGCTCCTTCATTTATGGGGTTTTGAGGTGAGTATGGCAGATTTGCACTCTTTTAGGCAATTAGATTCTAAAACACCCGGACACCCTGAATATAGACATACTCAAGGTATTGAGATAACAACAGGTCCCCTTGGGCAAGGTATAGCAAATGCAGTGGGTATGGCTATGGCAAGTAAATATGCACAGAATTTGTTTGGGCGGGAAATCATTTCGCATAATATATATTGTTTATGTGGCGATGGGGATTTACAGGAGGGTATCAGCTATGAAGCAGCTTCTTTAGCTGGACATCACGCTCTTTCAAATTTGATTCTTATTTATGATAGTAATCATATCACAATAGAAGGCGATACGCAACTTGCGATGAGTGAGGATATTGCTAAACGTTTTGAAGCACAGGGTTGGGAAGTTTTAAGCTGCGATGGACACGACTATATACAAATTCACAATGTGCTTACCAATGCTAAAACTTCTTCAAAACCCATACTTATTATTGCTCATACCATTATCGCTAAGAATGCCCTTAGTCTTGAGGGTAGTCATAAAGCACACGGCGCACCTTTGGGTGAAGAAATTATCGCCACAGCAAAGCAAAAACTTTCTTTTCCTGCAGAATCTTTTTATATACCTGATGATGTAGCACTTGCTTTTGGCACGATGAAGGAGCGTGGTGAGTTGAACTTTGCACAATGGTATAAAAATTATGAGAATCTCCCTCAAATTGCAAAAGAACGGCTTGATAAAATGAGAGAGCCCGATGTTTCCCATATTGTTTATCCACAATTTGCACTTGGCGAAAGTATGGCTACACGTGTGAGTAATGGCAAGATTCTTAATAGTATTTCTCAAGCGTTAGAAGGATTTATTGGGGGAAGTGCAGATTTAGCACCATCAAATAATACACAGCTACAAGATGAGGGTGATTTTCCGCAGGGTAAAAATTGGCATTTTGGTATCCGAGAACACGCAATGGGTGCAATTTGTAATGGTGTGGCAAATTATGGCTTATTTTTACCTTTTTGCGCAACATTTTTTGTTTTCAGTGATTATATGAGCCCAAGTGTGCGTGTAGCAAGCCTTATGAAAGCGAAAGTATATTATATTTGGACGCACGATAGTATAGGTGTGGGTGAAGATGGTGCGACACATCAGCCCATTGAACAATTAAGCCATTTTAGAGCAATGCCAAATCTCCTTGTTTTTCGTCCCGCTGATGCAAATGAGAATATTGCTTGTTGGCAGGTTGGCTTAGATTCCAAGCTACCTTGCGCTTTTGTGCTTAGTCGTCAGAATCTCCCCGTTATTATGGAATCCACTCCTCAATTAAAAAAGCAAGTGCAAAAAGGCGGTTATGTATTGCGTTCGTGCGACAATGCAGTTATTACCCTTATGGCAAGCGGAAGTGAGGTAAGTCTTGCACTCAAAGCGTGTGAAACACTAGAAGATTTAGGTATCAAAACACAAGTAGTAAGTGTACCTTGCCTTGATTTGCTTTTGGAACAACCTAAGGGTTACATCAAAGAATTATGCGGAAAAAGTGCAGTGCTTGCTATTGAGGCTTCAAGAGGCTTAGAATGGTATGCAGTGGCTGATGAAGTGATTGGTATGCAGAGTTTTGGTGCTTCAGGGAAAGGCGAAGCCCTCTTTAATCGTTTTAATTTTAATATAGATTATATCATAGCTGCTGCACAAAAGCTTATTCAAAATTAA
- the rho gene encoding transcription termination factor Rho, whose amino-acid sequence MADNKRTHTPVEGYQLEDLRIKSIKQLINIAEEIGVENPSDYRRQDLIFEILKTQVNQGGYILFSGILDITNEGYGFLRALTESLADSQNDTYVSQSQIRRFALRNGDIVTGQVRAPKDQERYYALLKIEAINYMSLEENKNRPLFDNLTPLFPQEQLKLEYESSKVTGRMLDLFSPIGKGQRALIVAPPRTGKTELMKELAHGIAKNHPDVELMVLLVDERPEEVTDMERSVKGQVFSSTFDMPATNHIRVADLVIESAKRKVEMGKDVVILLDSITRLARAYNAATPSSGKVLSGGVDANALHKPKRFFGAARNIEQGGSLTIIATALIETGSRMDEVIFEEFKGTGNSEIVLARSIADRRIYPAFDVLKSGTRKDDLLLGKDNLTKVWMLRNVMHTMDDIEALTFIYSKMKQTENNEEFLNMMNSQE is encoded by the coding sequence ATGGCAGACAATAAACGAACTCATACACCTGTGGAAGGCTATCAGCTTGAAGATTTGCGTATTAAAAGCATTAAACAACTCATCAATATTGCTGAAGAAATCGGAGTAGAAAATCCAAGTGACTATCGCCGACAAGATTTAATTTTTGAGATTCTCAAAACTCAAGTTAATCAGGGTGGATACATTCTTTTTTCGGGTATATTAGATATCACAAATGAAGGCTATGGCTTCTTACGCGCATTAACCGAAAGTCTTGCAGATTCTCAAAATGACACTTATGTATCACAATCTCAAATTCGCCGTTTTGCTTTGCGTAATGGTGATATAGTAACAGGGCAAGTGCGTGCACCAAAAGACCAAGAGCGATATTATGCTCTCCTTAAAATTGAAGCAATTAACTATATGTCGCTTGAAGAAAACAAAAATCGCCCTCTTTTTGATAACCTTACCCCTCTATTCCCACAAGAGCAGCTTAAGCTTGAATACGAATCTAGCAAGGTTACAGGACGTATGCTTGATCTCTTTAGCCCTATTGGTAAAGGACAACGTGCCCTTATTGTTGCTCCTCCACGCACAGGAAAAACAGAGTTAATGAAAGAATTGGCTCACGGCATTGCGAAAAATCACCCCGATGTTGAGTTAATGGTATTGCTTGTAGATGAGCGTCCAGAAGAAGTTACTGATATGGAACGAAGCGTCAAAGGACAAGTTTTTAGCTCTACTTTTGATATGCCAGCAACAAACCACATTCGCGTAGCAGATTTAGTCATTGAGAGTGCTAAACGAAAAGTTGAAATGGGTAAAGATGTAGTAATTCTTCTTGATTCTATCACACGTCTTGCTCGAGCATATAATGCTGCTACTCCCTCAAGTGGTAAAGTGCTAAGTGGTGGTGTTGATGCAAATGCTTTGCATAAACCTAAACGATTTTTTGGTGCAGCACGTAACATTGAACAAGGTGGCAGCCTTACTATTATCGCGACTGCACTTATTGAAACAGGCTCAAGAATGGACGAGGTCATCTTTGAGGAATTTAAGGGCACAGGTAATAGTGAAATTGTCCTTGCACGTTCTATAGCTGACCGCAGAATCTACCCTGCTTTTGATGTGCTTAAAAGTGGGACACGTAAAGATGATTTGCTTCTTGGCAAAGATAATCTCACAAAAGTATGGATGCTACGCAATGTAATGCACACAATGGACGATATTGAAGCACTCACTTTCATTTACTCAAAAATGAAACAAACAGAGAATAATGAAGAGTTTTTAAATATGATGAATAGTCAAGAATAA
- the murI gene encoding glutamate racemase yields the protein MRAGVFDSGVGGLSVLKSLINAKLFEDIIYYGDTARVPYGVKDKQTIIKFSLQALEFFTPHNIDILIVACNTVSAYALQEMQKHSKIPIVGVIEPGVLAVQNNLKDTDSEILIIATRATINSGEYETRLRNIGFWNLKSLATGLFVPIVEEGLLEGAVLESVFHHYFASITTPPQAVILGCTHFPLIAPALDSYFNHQSMLIHSGEAIVEYLKNHLHLTSRYALKSLQFFASDNTAALTKIANKWLS from the coding sequence ATGCGAGCAGGGGTATTTGATAGTGGTGTTGGTGGCTTAAGCGTGCTTAAAAGCCTCATTAATGCAAAACTCTTTGAGGACATCATTTATTATGGCGATACCGCTCGTGTGCCTTATGGTGTCAAAGATAAACAAACAATCATCAAATTTTCACTTCAGGCACTTGAGTTCTTTACACCACATAATATTGATATTCTCATTGTCGCTTGCAACACTGTGAGTGCCTATGCGCTACAAGAGATGCAAAAACATAGTAAGATTCCTATTGTAGGAGTGATTGAGCCGGGTGTATTAGCAGTGCAAAATAACCTTAAAGATACAGATTCTGAAATTCTCATTATTGCCACACGTGCAACAATTAACTCTGGTGAATACGAAACAAGACTACGAAATATAGGTTTTTGGAATCTTAAAAGTCTTGCCACAGGGCTTTTTGTGCCTATCGTTGAAGAAGGATTGCTTGAAGGCGCAGTGCTTGAAAGCGTATTTCATCATTATTTTGCCTCAATCACAACTCCCCCTCAAGCTGTAATATTAGGCTGCACACATTTTCCGCTTATTGCTCCAGCCCTTGATTCCTATTTCAATCATCAAAGTATGCTTATCCATTCGGGTGAAGCTATTGTAGAGTATTTAAAAAACCACTTGCACCTTACTTCGCGTTATGCACTTAAATCACTGCAATTTTTTGCAAGCGACAACACTGCTGCACTAACAAAAATTGCTAACAAATGGCTTAGCTAA